Proteins from a single region of Catenulispora acidiphila DSM 44928:
- a CDS encoding DUF6531 domain-containing protein, with protein MARPSGWDILGLDGDPTPGVVESVQALAKEFGDFAHDAEAAYHSLSSFGSDATALQWVGQTADAFKGQFGPLPGRLQKLYTSYSEASDALSAYAPLLQAAQTKADTALRQAQDAHADLQRATTNANTAATDLKTAQQNHATTPNPQAVTDAQTAHDTAQTNLTNAKAKMAALTKQANDAYNDRITAAKTCGTALHHAQSDGIHNKHWWEHVGAALSEWGGEIGKIAGEIAPVLDIIALATSWIPGVDVVTAALAEADNIVALAGTAMATIGDAMQGHWGDALLGAGMLALTFVGARAFGSEAEAVEGEAGGIEGEANALEGSESSLAGKGQEVDGTEESSIGGDPVDLVTGQMIDNVTDLDLPGVLPLILRRTYASGYRTGRLFGPGWSSTIDQRMSINEAGIHFAGDDAQTLHYPLPTTAEPVLPENGARWPLTWDRDTDEIRLTDPATGLTRHFAVVHFTGDLGQIRDLTAISDRNGNRVTVHRDEFGTPSEVEHSGGYRVRIGSVASAQGPRITELRLLDGGPGTNVMRYDYDERGRLTHIVDATDVPHVYDYDEQNRITAWTDRLGYRYEYHYDELGRVARSSGVDGVLAATFAYDRPNRTTTITNSLGHAAAYTYDEYGRVVQITNPLGATEAYEHDKYGRTLKRIDASGQVTQFERDARGNVLRVVEPDRSVTSTEYNALDQPVKIITAEGATWRYEYDDRGNMVAVVDPCGAQTRYAYGEHGQIHSATDALGRVTVIDTDAAGLPMTVTDPIGGRTALTRDGFGRVTAITDQLDRATRFGWTGRGDMAWRENPAGERRSWEYDHLGQAVTETDAAGGASRFEYGPFGKVVARTDPAGVRRTFGYDTELRLSQVSDPSGSTWRYTFDGAGNLLEESDFTGRTVHYRYDANRQLIERVTAAGDVARLTRDVMGRVVRRETPEGATVYEYSAGGRLAAVRAPRSTVTFTRDAAGRITAEDVDGRTTEFDFDLMGYRVARTTPSGATSQWGYDLAGRPMAFAAGDHRIDFDYDAAGRERVRTLGADTWITREFDDADRLARQSLWTRDQASAGASPTPDRLLADQGYAYDLIGSPATILDAVVGQRSLRADATGRITAVEAATWSESYAYDSSGNLSSATVGADQSRDTDGLREYAATTPRRAGRTHYEHDAAGRLVRTIRRTLSGGQRQTSYRWDSDDRLIEVTTPDGATWRYEYDALGRRSAKLRLGADGGVVERVGFTWDGTRLAEQESRGFDGRVDVLTWDYEPNTWRAAAQRRRSWAVDAPQSDVDEAFHAIVTDLVGTPTELVTPEGRIVWRTALSLFGEQIAVTAPDGDECPLRFPGQYHDAETGLHYNLHRYYDPATAGYLSPDPLGLGPAPNDRGYVPNPLVWIDPLGLYPQDKYPPTSPAFKGDPYHPDEVADRLRANQEWPGRVPEPSAPSGDPAMIGANGTQITSQTAWNEGPYRIDVENPDPGGRPGQMHFQDQTNKSAKYYWDHQNGGFQGMPNKLANKLSGNRGYQNGIKKGLNWLGESQ; from the coding sequence ATGGCGCGTCCGTCTGGTTGGGACATTCTGGGTTTGGATGGGGATCCGACTCCGGGTGTCGTGGAGTCGGTGCAGGCGCTGGCGAAGGAGTTCGGGGACTTTGCCCACGATGCGGAAGCGGCGTATCACAGCCTGAGCTCGTTCGGCTCGGATGCTACGGCGTTGCAGTGGGTGGGTCAGACTGCTGATGCCTTCAAGGGTCAGTTCGGTCCGCTGCCCGGTCGTCTACAGAAGCTGTACACCTCGTACAGCGAAGCCTCCGACGCCCTGTCGGCCTATGCGCCGCTTCTTCAAGCCGCGCAGACCAAAGCCGACACGGCCTTGCGCCAAGCGCAAGACGCCCACGCCGATCTGCAGCGTGCCACCACCAACGCCAACACCGCAGCGACGGATCTGAAAACCGCGCAGCAGAACCACGCCACAACCCCGAACCCGCAGGCGGTCACCGACGCCCAAACCGCGCACGACACCGCACAGACCAACCTGACCAACGCCAAAGCCAAGATGGCAGCGTTGACCAAGCAAGCCAACGACGCCTACAACGACCGCATCACCGCCGCCAAAACCTGCGGCACCGCCCTCCACCACGCCCAATCCGACGGCATCCACAACAAGCACTGGTGGGAACACGTCGGCGCAGCCCTGTCCGAATGGGGCGGCGAAATCGGCAAAATCGCCGGCGAGATCGCCCCAGTCCTCGACATCATCGCCCTGGCCACCTCCTGGATCCCCGGCGTCGACGTCGTCACCGCAGCCCTAGCCGAAGCCGACAACATCGTCGCCCTAGCCGGCACCGCCATGGCCACCATCGGCGACGCCATGCAAGGCCACTGGGGCGACGCCCTCCTCGGCGCGGGCATGCTGGCTTTGACGTTCGTCGGGGCGCGCGCCTTCGGCTCGGAGGCGGAGGCTGTCGAAGGCGAGGCTGGAGGCATCGAGGGCGAGGCCAACGCGCTGGAAGGCTCCGAATCGAGCTTGGCGGGCAAGGGCCAGGAGGTCGACGGGACCGAGGAGTCGTCGATCGGCGGTGACCCGGTGGACCTGGTCACCGGCCAGATGATCGACAACGTCACCGATCTCGACTTGCCCGGCGTCCTCCCGTTGATCCTGCGGCGCACCTACGCCTCGGGGTACCGCACGGGCCGGCTCTTCGGGCCCGGCTGGTCCTCGACGATCGACCAACGGATGTCGATCAACGAGGCCGGGATCCATTTCGCCGGTGACGACGCCCAGACTCTGCACTACCCCCTGCCGACGACCGCTGAGCCGGTGCTGCCGGAGAACGGCGCCCGCTGGCCGCTGACCTGGGACCGGGACACAGACGAGATCCGACTCACCGACCCCGCCACCGGGCTGACCCGGCATTTCGCGGTGGTCCACTTCACCGGCGATCTCGGGCAGATCAGGGATCTCACCGCGATATCCGACCGGAACGGGAATCGCGTCACCGTCCATCGCGACGAGTTCGGCACACCATCAGAGGTCGAACACTCCGGCGGCTACCGCGTCCGCATCGGCAGCGTCGCTTCGGCCCAGGGCCCGCGGATCACGGAACTTCGCTTGCTCGACGGTGGTCCCGGTACGAACGTCATGCGCTACGACTACGATGAGCGCGGCCGTCTCACACACATCGTCGATGCCACTGACGTTCCCCACGTCTACGACTACGACGAACAGAACCGGATCACCGCGTGGACGGACCGTCTCGGGTACCGCTACGAGTACCACTACGACGAACTCGGCCGTGTCGCTCGCAGTTCCGGCGTCGACGGTGTCCTGGCAGCGACGTTCGCCTACGACCGGCCCAACCGGACGACGACCATCACCAATTCGCTGGGCCACGCCGCCGCCTACACCTACGACGAGTACGGCCGCGTCGTCCAGATCACCAATCCGTTGGGTGCCACCGAAGCGTACGAGCACGACAAGTACGGCCGCACCCTGAAGCGGATCGACGCCTCCGGCCAGGTCACGCAATTCGAGCGCGACGCGCGCGGCAACGTTTTGCGGGTCGTGGAGCCCGACCGGAGTGTGACCAGCACGGAATACAACGCCCTCGACCAGCCGGTGAAGATCATCACCGCGGAGGGCGCGACCTGGCGGTACGAGTACGACGACCGGGGCAACATGGTCGCGGTCGTCGACCCCTGTGGCGCCCAGACCAGGTATGCCTACGGCGAACACGGCCAGATCCACTCCGCCACCGATGCTCTCGGCCGCGTCACTGTCATCGACACCGACGCCGCGGGCCTGCCGATGACCGTCACCGACCCGATCGGTGGACGCACGGCATTGACTCGCGACGGGTTCGGACGAGTCACCGCGATCACCGACCAGCTGGACCGCGCGACCCGCTTCGGCTGGACCGGCCGGGGAGACATGGCCTGGCGCGAGAACCCGGCCGGCGAACGACGCAGCTGGGAGTACGACCACCTCGGGCAAGCCGTGACCGAGACAGATGCCGCTGGCGGCGCCAGCCGGTTCGAATACGGGCCGTTCGGCAAGGTGGTGGCCCGCACCGATCCCGCGGGTGTCCGCCGTACCTTCGGCTATGACACCGAGCTGCGGTTGTCTCAGGTGTCCGACCCGTCCGGCAGCACCTGGCGCTACACCTTCGACGGCGCGGGCAATCTCCTGGAAGAGAGCGACTTCACTGGTCGCACGGTGCACTACCGCTACGACGCCAACCGTCAGCTGATCGAGCGAGTCACCGCCGCCGGCGACGTCGCACGGCTCACCCGGGACGTCATGGGCCGGGTCGTGCGGCGAGAGACACCCGAGGGCGCGACGGTCTATGAGTACTCCGCGGGCGGTCGACTTGCCGCAGTCCGAGCGCCGCGAAGCACCGTCACCTTCACCCGCGACGCGGCGGGGCGCATCACCGCGGAGGACGTCGACGGCCGGACGACAGAGTTCGATTTCGACCTGATGGGCTATCGCGTGGCGCGCACCACGCCGTCGGGAGCGACGTCCCAATGGGGTTACGACCTGGCAGGACGTCCGATGGCGTTCGCCGCCGGCGACCACCGCATCGACTTCGACTACGACGCCGCCGGCCGCGAACGCGTTCGGACCCTCGGCGCGGACACGTGGATCACCCGGGAGTTCGACGACGCCGACCGGCTGGCGCGCCAGAGTCTATGGACCCGCGACCAGGCTTCCGCGGGCGCGAGTCCCACACCAGACCGTTTGCTCGCGGACCAGGGTTACGCGTACGACCTGATCGGATCGCCGGCGACCATCCTCGATGCCGTCGTCGGACAGCGTTCGCTGCGTGCCGACGCGACCGGACGGATCACCGCGGTCGAGGCGGCGACGTGGAGCGAGTCGTACGCGTACGACAGCTCTGGCAACCTCAGCAGCGCGACTGTCGGTGCGGACCAAAGCCGTGACACAGACGGCCTCCGCGAGTACGCCGCCACGACGCCCCGACGGGCCGGTCGCACTCACTATGAGCATGACGCGGCGGGCCGGCTGGTCAGAACCATCCGCAGGACCCTGTCGGGCGGGCAACGCCAGACGTCATACCGGTGGGACTCCGACGATCGACTGATCGAAGTGACCACGCCGGATGGTGCCACCTGGCGCTATGAGTACGACGCCCTCGGCAGGCGGTCTGCGAAACTGCGGTTGGGCGCCGACGGCGGCGTCGTCGAACGCGTCGGCTTCACCTGGGACGGCACGCGCCTCGCCGAGCAGGAATCGCGCGGGTTCGACGGCCGCGTCGATGTCCTAACCTGGGACTACGAGCCCAATACCTGGCGAGCAGCTGCTCAGCGCAGGCGCTCCTGGGCCGTTGACGCCCCGCAGTCCGATGTCGACGAGGCCTTTCACGCGATCGTCACCGACCTCGTGGGGACACCGACCGAACTGGTGACGCCCGAAGGGCGCATCGTGTGGCGGACCGCCCTCAGCCTGTTCGGTGAGCAGATCGCCGTCACCGCGCCGGACGGCGATGAGTGCCCGCTCCGTTTCCCCGGCCAGTACCACGACGCCGAAACCGGTCTCCACTACAACCTGCACCGCTACTACGATCCGGCGACCGCCGGCTACTTGTCGCCGGATCCGCTGGGCTTGGGACCCGCTCCCAACGACCGCGGCTACGTGCCCAACCCGCTGGTGTGGATCGACCCGCTCGGGTTGTATCCGCAGGACAAGTACCCGCCGACGTCGCCGGCGTTCAAGGGCGACCCGTACCACCCGGACGAGGTCGCGGACCGGCTCAGGGCGAACCAGGAATGGCCGGGCCGGGTCCCGGAACCGTCGGCGCCCTCCGGCGACCCGGCTATGATCGGCGCCAACGGCACCCAGATCACGAGCCAGACGGCCTGGAACGAAGGTCCGTACCGCATCGACGTCGAGAACCCCGACCCAGGCGGGCGCCCCGGCCAGATGCACTTCCAGGACCAGACCAACAAGAGCGCGAAGTACTACTGGGACCACCAGAACGGAGGCTTCCAGGGCATGCCGAACAAACTCGCCAACAAGCTGTCGGGCAACCGGGGCTATCAGAACGGCATCAAGAAGGGCCTGAATTGGCTGGGAGAAAGCCAGTGA
- a CDS encoding DeoR/GlpR family DNA-binding transcription regulator, protein MSTADRHRQIARVVKESGSATVPELAELTGASEMTIRRDLDVLAAQGVLERVRGGARTLLLRGEEPPFALRAHEAIEAKRRIAAEVSALIADGETVVLDSGTTCLEVARLLHQRPVTVMPVSLQAIRVLSENPGQASLLVPGGRPRTAEGALTGPLTLASLAALRFDTAVIGCCGLSAAEGLTAYDLDDAAVKKASITSARRVILATDGSKLGRTAHAYVGPSSLLHTLVTDDAAPAEELAALEAAGTVVKNV, encoded by the coding sequence ATGAGCACCGCAGACCGTCACCGGCAGATCGCCCGGGTCGTGAAGGAGTCGGGCAGCGCCACGGTCCCGGAGCTCGCCGAGCTCACCGGCGCCTCGGAGATGACCATCCGGCGCGACCTGGACGTGCTGGCGGCGCAAGGCGTCCTCGAACGCGTCCGCGGCGGTGCGCGCACGCTGCTGCTGCGCGGCGAGGAACCGCCTTTCGCTCTGCGCGCTCACGAAGCCATCGAGGCCAAGCGCCGGATCGCCGCCGAGGTCTCCGCGCTCATCGCCGACGGCGAGACCGTGGTGCTGGACAGCGGCACCACCTGCCTGGAGGTCGCGCGCCTCCTGCACCAGCGTCCGGTCACCGTGATGCCGGTGTCGCTCCAGGCGATCCGCGTTCTCAGCGAGAATCCGGGACAGGCCTCGCTGCTGGTCCCCGGCGGACGTCCCCGCACCGCCGAAGGAGCGTTGACCGGTCCGCTGACCCTCGCCTCGCTGGCGGCGCTGCGCTTCGACACCGCCGTCATCGGCTGCTGCGGCCTCAGCGCCGCCGAGGGACTGACCGCCTACGACCTCGACGACGCGGCGGTGAAGAAGGCGAGCATCACCTCGGCGCGGCGCGTCATCCTCGCCACCGACGGCAGCAAGCTCGGTCGCACCGCACACGCCTATGTCGGACCGTCCTCGCTCCTGCACACGCTCGTCACGGACGACGCGGCGCCCGCCGAGGAGCTGGCCGCGCTCGAAGCCGCGGGCACCGTCGTCAAGAACGTCTGA
- a CDS encoding MarR family winged helix-turn-helix transcriptional regulator yields the protein MSRSGADLALLLLGGFRSLVDGATAELARRGYEDVRPVHDFAMRAIADGAGNASELGRRLSVSKQAAAKTIAVLQDRGYVTRGTDPRHARRMLLQVTPLGFEVLRQGEAIFDELREQWERQIGATQLQNLETYLAALSGDPAVRFDTPGWMSRGLGDLM from the coding sequence ATGTCCCGCTCTGGCGCCGACCTGGCACTTCTCCTGCTCGGAGGCTTCCGCTCGCTAGTGGACGGCGCGACAGCCGAGCTGGCCCGCCGCGGCTACGAGGACGTCCGCCCCGTCCACGACTTCGCGATGCGCGCCATCGCCGACGGCGCCGGCAACGCCTCAGAACTGGGCCGCCGCCTGTCGGTCTCCAAGCAAGCGGCAGCGAAGACCATCGCCGTCCTCCAGGACCGCGGATACGTCACCCGCGGCACCGACCCCCGCCATGCCCGCCGCATGCTCCTGCAAGTGACACCCCTCGGCTTCGAGGTACTCCGGCAGGGCGAAGCCATCTTCGACGAGCTCCGCGAGCAATGGGAACGACAGATCGGCGCCACGCAGCTTCAGAACCTTGAGACCTACCTGGCGGCGCTGTCCGGCGATCCAGCCGTGCGCTTCGACACGCCTGGGTGGATGTCGCGCGGTCTCGGCGACTTGATGTAG
- a CDS encoding alpha/beta fold hydrolase, producing MPTPTPTGPSLPGITHHHADVNGTTLHYVAAGTSGSPILLVHGFPETWWAFRKLIPLLATEHRVFAVDLRGFGDSGRSGDSIDSIDSIDSGDSGDSIDSGDSGDSINSSDSSDEPSSYDSATSAEDLHQLIAHLDVGPVHLTGQDISGATVFRLATTHPQDVLSLTAIETGLPGFGVEALADVTRGGAWYIGVLTTPGIAEMLLAGREREFFGQFLFPALCASPEAVSSEDIDEFVRTYSRPDGWRGATGLYRSMLREGAEIQALAQEPGLTMPVLAVGARGGAFTANTMSQTTSAEISSVSLDGVGHYVAMEAPDELAKALLEFTTTVDAAATPDAVEQR from the coding sequence ATGCCGACGCCGACGCCGACCGGCCCGAGCCTCCCGGGAATCACGCACCACCACGCGGACGTCAACGGGACCACGCTCCACTACGTCGCGGCTGGGACCAGCGGCTCGCCGATCCTGCTGGTCCACGGCTTCCCCGAGACCTGGTGGGCGTTTCGGAAGCTCATCCCGCTGCTCGCGACCGAGCACCGGGTGTTCGCCGTCGACCTGCGCGGCTTCGGTGACTCCGGCCGCTCCGGCGACTCCATCGACTCCATCGACTCCATCGACTCCGGCGACTCCGGCGACTCCATCGACTCCGGCGACTCCGGCGACTCCATCAACTCCAGCGACTCCAGCGACGAGCCGAGCAGCTACGACAGCGCGACCTCAGCCGAAGACCTGCACCAGCTCATCGCGCATCTCGACGTCGGCCCGGTCCACCTCACCGGCCAGGACATCAGTGGCGCGACGGTCTTCCGCCTCGCGACCACGCACCCGCAGGACGTGCTCAGTCTCACCGCCATCGAGACCGGCCTCCCCGGCTTCGGCGTCGAGGCGCTGGCCGACGTCACCCGCGGCGGCGCGTGGTACATCGGCGTCCTCACCACGCCGGGCATCGCCGAGATGCTGCTCGCCGGCCGCGAGCGCGAGTTCTTCGGACAGTTCCTGTTCCCGGCGCTATGCGCTTCCCCCGAAGCGGTCTCCAGCGAGGACATCGACGAGTTCGTCCGCACCTACTCGCGCCCAGACGGCTGGCGCGGAGCCACCGGCCTCTACCGCTCGATGCTGCGGGAAGGCGCGGAAATCCAAGCCCTCGCCCAAGAGCCCGGGCTGACCATGCCCGTGCTGGCGGTCGGCGCGCGCGGCGGCGCCTTCACCGCCAACACCATGTCCCAGACCACATCAGCCGAAATCAGCTCCGTGTCACTCGACGGCGTCGGCCACTACGTCGCCATGGAGGCGCCAGACGAACTGGCGAAGGCGCTGCTCGAATTCACTACCACCGTCGATGCAGCAGCCACTCCTGATGCTGTCGAGCAACGGTGA
- a CDS encoding helix-turn-helix transcriptional regulator, translating to MLETSARLLRLLSLFQARRDWTGGELAERLGVTTRTVRNDVERLRELGYPVEARPGVAGGYRLGSGATLPPLLLDDDEAVAVALGLRIAAAGAVAGIEETSLSALAKLQRILPARLRHRVESFGSHALAVPTHAPTVDPETLTTLALACRDHLMLHFDYEAHSGATSRRTTEPYRLIHRRQHWYLFAWDPSRADWRTFRADRIHPHTPPGPRFTPRPTPPDAEITTRVDTGVAQAPWRYKARVIVHAPATYVRTRIPTPITVEELPNGHSAFEPGSDNPERLALYLGMLEADFEVTDAPELAAAVERIIARYQRAIGNST from the coding sequence ATGTTGGAGACCTCGGCTCGGCTACTGCGCCTGCTGTCCCTCTTTCAGGCTCGCCGCGACTGGACCGGCGGCGAGCTCGCCGAACGCCTCGGCGTCACCACCCGCACCGTCCGCAACGACGTCGAGCGCCTCCGCGAGCTCGGCTACCCGGTCGAGGCCAGACCCGGCGTGGCCGGCGGCTACCGCCTCGGCTCCGGAGCCACGCTGCCACCGCTGCTGCTGGACGACGACGAGGCGGTAGCCGTCGCCCTCGGCCTGCGCATCGCCGCCGCCGGAGCCGTCGCAGGCATCGAAGAAACCTCTCTCAGTGCCCTGGCAAAGCTGCAACGCATCCTGCCGGCCCGCCTGCGCCACCGCGTCGAATCCTTCGGCTCCCACGCCCTGGCCGTCCCCACCCACGCCCCCACCGTGGACCCCGAAACCCTCACCACCCTGGCCCTGGCCTGCCGCGACCACCTGATGCTGCACTTCGACTACGAAGCCCACTCAGGCGCCACCAGCCGCCGCACCACCGAGCCCTACCGCCTGATCCATCGCCGCCAGCACTGGTACCTGTTCGCCTGGGACCCCTCCCGCGCCGACTGGCGCACCTTCCGCGCCGACCGCATCCACCCCCACACCCCACCCGGACCCCGCTTCACCCCCCGCCCCACCCCGCCAGACGCAGAAATCACCACCCGCGTAGACACCGGCGTAGCCCAAGCACCCTGGCGCTATAAGGCACGCGTCATCGTCCACGCCCCCGCCACCTACGTCCGCACCCGCATCCCCACCCCCATCACCGTCGAAGAACTCCCCAACGGCCACTCCGCTTTCGAACCAGGCTCCGACAACCCCGAACGCCTAGCCCTCTACCTAGGCATGCTTGAAGCCGACTTCGAAGTCACAGATGCTCCCGAGCTAGCCGCAGCAGTGGAGCGCATCATCGCGCGGTATCAGCGGGCGATCGGCAACAGCACGTAG
- a CDS encoding MFS transporter, producing the protein MERSLRSARIATFTYFILCGTLMGTWVVHIPAIEQQVGISHATLGGLLVLLGLGAFAGMQVAGRLTDRLGARVVVPSAGAVCGATLVLPGLAREPWTLAAALLIFGFFNGCLDVSMNAHAVHVEKAYGRPVMSAFHAAFSVGGVVAAFIAAGMSSIGMSPAGALAVMGVAGIAVAVATTRLLLPTLLPTTPESLAALSAEDEHVPATATATRRSRAGRQIWVLAGLAFMIMLCEGAANDWSALHLKDVLGAPASTAAFAYGTFAAAMTIGRLLADRVSARFGAMAILRYGAAIAAVGITIAAVSPWIWSAFAGWALFGLGLSGCVPQLFSAAGHADPAAAGTNVSRVAGLGYVGMLAGPAVIGWMTHVVALNHAFLVLTVMCGIAAATAGVLRPAADREPELAYSAH; encoded by the coding sequence ATGGAACGATCACTCCGGTCCGCCCGAATAGCGACCTTCACGTACTTCATCCTCTGCGGGACGCTCATGGGCACCTGGGTGGTGCACATCCCCGCCATCGAGCAGCAGGTCGGGATCAGCCACGCGACACTGGGCGGTCTGCTGGTGCTGCTCGGACTCGGCGCGTTCGCCGGGATGCAGGTCGCCGGGCGCCTCACCGACCGGCTCGGGGCGCGCGTCGTCGTTCCGTCGGCCGGCGCGGTGTGCGGGGCGACTCTGGTGCTGCCCGGCTTGGCGCGGGAGCCGTGGACGCTGGCAGCCGCCCTGCTGATCTTCGGGTTCTTCAACGGCTGTCTGGACGTGAGCATGAACGCTCACGCCGTGCACGTGGAGAAGGCTTACGGCCGGCCTGTCATGTCGGCGTTCCATGCCGCGTTCTCCGTCGGCGGCGTGGTCGCCGCGTTCATCGCCGCCGGGATGTCGAGCATCGGGATGAGCCCGGCAGGAGCGCTTGCGGTGATGGGAGTCGCGGGGATCGCGGTCGCCGTCGCCACAACTCGTCTGTTGCTGCCGACGTTGCTACCGACAACGCCGGAATCCCTTGCTGCGCTTAGTGCTGAGGACGAGCACGTACCGGCGACAGCGACAGCGACGCGGCGCTCCCGTGCCGGACGCCAGATCTGGGTCCTCGCCGGTCTGGCTTTCATGATCATGCTCTGCGAGGGCGCCGCCAACGACTGGAGCGCCTTGCACCTGAAGGACGTCCTCGGCGCGCCGGCTAGTACCGCTGCCTTCGCCTACGGCACTTTTGCCGCCGCGATGACCATCGGCCGCCTGCTCGCCGACCGCGTGTCCGCGCGCTTCGGAGCGATGGCCATCCTGCGGTACGGCGCGGCTATCGCTGCCGTCGGGATCACGATCGCGGCTGTGTCGCCGTGGATCTGGTCCGCGTTCGCAGGCTGGGCGCTGTTCGGTCTGGGACTGTCCGGCTGTGTGCCCCAGCTGTTCAGCGCCGCCGGCCATGCCGATCCCGCCGCTGCCGGCACCAACGTTTCGCGCGTCGCAGGGCTCGGATATGTCGGCATGCTCGCCGGTCCCGCCGTCATCGGCTGGATGACCCATGTCGTGGCACTGAACCACGCGTTCCTGGTGCTGACCGTGATGTGCGGGATCGCTGCGGCGACCGCCGGCGTCCTGCGCCCCGCAGCCGACCGCGAACCCGAGTTGGCGTACAGCGCCCACTGA
- a CDS encoding epoxide hydrolase family protein, whose product MTTEIQPFQIAIPQPDLDDLHARLTNARWAASVPGAGWERGVPVDYLKELAEYWRSGFDWRAQEKALNAYPQFVTEIDGQRIHFLHIRSARPDAKPLLITHGFPSSVAEFMTLIEPLVAPESDEDQAFHVIAPSLPGYGFSTPLAAQGWTLSRTARAWIELMRRLGYDRYGVHGGDVGSGVAGLVAGYAADHVTGVHVTTDPQTAANVATFLPGLADRLDATDPVDALALERMNAFRKEGSGYLAIQNSRPQTIGYGLVDSPILQLAWIAEKFELWTDLPIDRDQLLTTVSLFWFTGAGASAAHTLYDQFHSSDWGAPSPVPHGYAVFGADATVRKLVPAEQDAHWSEFERGQHFPAMECPDVLAADLRDFFGPLS is encoded by the coding sequence ATGACCACCGAGATCCAGCCCTTCCAGATCGCCATCCCCCAGCCAGACCTCGACGACCTCCACGCACGGCTGACCAATGCCCGCTGGGCCGCGTCCGTCCCCGGAGCGGGCTGGGAGCGCGGGGTCCCCGTCGACTACCTGAAGGAGCTCGCGGAGTACTGGCGCAGCGGATTCGACTGGCGGGCGCAGGAGAAGGCGCTCAACGCCTACCCGCAGTTCGTCACCGAGATCGACGGCCAGCGGATCCACTTCCTGCACATCCGCTCCGCGCGCCCCGACGCCAAGCCGCTGCTGATCACACACGGCTTCCCCAGCTCCGTCGCCGAATTCATGACCTTGATCGAGCCGCTGGTCGCCCCGGAAAGCGACGAGGACCAAGCGTTCCACGTCATCGCGCCCTCCCTTCCCGGCTACGGCTTCTCGACCCCGCTCGCCGCGCAGGGCTGGACGCTCAGCCGGACGGCGCGCGCCTGGATCGAGCTGATGCGGCGGCTCGGCTACGACCGCTACGGCGTCCACGGCGGCGACGTCGGCAGCGGCGTGGCGGGGCTGGTCGCGGGCTACGCCGCCGACCACGTCACCGGCGTGCACGTCACCACCGACCCGCAGACGGCGGCCAACGTCGCCACCTTCCTGCCCGGCCTCGCCGACCGCCTGGACGCCACAGACCCCGTCGACGCGCTGGCACTGGAGCGGATGAACGCGTTCCGCAAGGAGGGATCGGGCTACCTCGCGATCCAGAACAGCCGCCCCCAGACCATCGGCTACGGCCTGGTCGACTCCCCGATCCTGCAACTGGCGTGGATCGCGGAGAAGTTCGAGCTATGGACCGACCTGCCGATCGACCGCGACCAGCTGCTGACCACGGTGAGCCTGTTCTGGTTCACCGGCGCCGGCGCCTCCGCGGCCCACACGCTCTACGACCAGTTCCACTCCTCCGACTGGGGCGCGCCGTCCCCAGTGCCGCACGGCTACGCGGTGTTCGGCGCGGACGCGACGGTGCGCAAGCTGGTCCCCGCCGAGCAGGACGCGCATTGGAGCGAGTTCGAGCGCGGGCAGCACTTCCCGGCGATGGAGTGCCCTGATGTCCTCGCGGCGGATCTGCGGGATTTCTTCGGGCCGCTGAGCTGA